One Meles meles chromosome 13, mMelMel3.1 paternal haplotype, whole genome shotgun sequence DNA segment encodes these proteins:
- the GBF1 gene encoding Golgi-specific brefeldin A-resistance guanine nucleotide exchange factor 1 isoform X1, with protein sequence MVDKNIYIIQGEINIVVGAIKRNARWSTHTPLDEERDPLLHSFSHLKEVLNNITELSEIEPNVFLRPFLEVIRSEDTTGPITGLALTSVNKFLSYALIDPTHEGTAEGMENMADAVTHARFVGTDPASDEVVLMKILQVLRTLLLTPAGAHLTNESVCEIMQSCFRICFEMRLSELLRKSAEHTLVDMVQLLFTRLPQFKEEPKNYMGTNMKKISPCLLSKLELNSGEQTKALNQLERVLLFKNLKLKMRAGGMSDSSKWKKQKRSPRPLRHMTKVTSGSELHTPNGTTLSSNLTGGMPFIDVPTPISSASSEAASAVVSPSTDSGLEFSSQTTSKEDLTDLEQPGSPGYNTATEPGSSDPGVPEQPDPQQEGVPVEKAQSASVESIPEVLEECTSPADQSDSASVHDMDYVNPRGVRFTQSSQKEGTALVPYGLPCIRELFRFLISLTNPHDRHNSEVMIHMGLHLLTVALESAPVAQCQTLLGLIKDEMCRHLLQLLNVERLNLYAASLRVCFLLFESMREHLKFQLEMYIKKLMEIITVENPKMPYEMKEMALEAIVQLWHLPSFVTELYINYDCDYYCSNLFEDLTKLLSKNAFPVSGQLYTTHLLSLDALLTVIDSTEAHCQAKVLNNLTQQEKKEAAKPGYEAVDGSRESSNTERAASDGKPVGLAPDIPGLHLPGGGRLPAEHGKPGCSDLEEASDSGADKKFTRKPPRFSCLLPDPQELIEIKNKKKLLITGTEQFNQKPKKGIQFLQEKGLLTIPMDNTEVAQWLRENPRLDKKMIGEFVSDRKNIDLLESFVSTFSFQGLRLDEALRLYLEAFRLPGEAPVIQRLLEAFTEHWRNCNGSPFANSDACFALAYAVILLNTDQHNHNVRKQNAPMTLEEFRKNLKGVNGGKDFEQDILEDMYHAIKNEEIVMPEEQTGLVRENYVWNVLLHRGATPEGIFLRVPAGSYDLDLFTMTWGPTIAALSYVFDKSLEETIIQKAISGFRKCAMISAHYGLSDVFDNLIISLCKFTALSSESIENLPSVFGSNPKAHIAAKTVFHLAHRHGDILREGWKNIMEAMLQLFRAQLLPKAMVEVEDFVDPNGKISLQREETPSNRGESTVLSFVSWLTLSGTEQSSVRGPSTENQEAKRAALDCIKQCDPEKMITESKFLQLESLQELMKALVSVTPDEETYDEEDAAFCLEMLLRIVLENRDRVGCVWQTVRDHLYHLCVQAQDFCFLVERAVVGLLRLAIRLLRREEISGQVLLSLRILLLMKPSVLSRVSHQVAYGLHELLKTNAANIHSGDDWATLFTLLECIGSGVKPPAALQATARADGPDAGAQSDSELPSYHQNDVSLDRGYTSDSEVYADHCRPGKIHRSATDADVVNSGWLVVGKDDIDNSKPGPGPSRLGPSPLVNQYSLTVGLDLGPHDTKSLLKCVESLSFIVRDAAHITPDNFELCVKTLRIFVEASLNGGCKSQEKRGKSHKYDNKGNRFKKKSKEGSVLRRPRTSSQHATRGGHSDDDEDEGVPASYHTVSLQVSQDLLDLMHTLHTRAASIYSSWAEEQRHLETGGRKIEADSRTLWAHCWCPLLQGIACLCCDARRQVRMQALTYLQRALLVHDLQKLDALEWESCFNKVLFPLLTKLLENISPADVGGMEETRMRASTLLSKVFLQHLSPLLSLSTFAALWLTILDFMDKYMHAGSSDLLSEAIPESLKNMLLVMDTAEIFHNADARGGSPSALWEITWERIDCFLPHLRDELFKQTVIQDPMPMEPHAQKPLASAHMTPAAGDTRTPGHPPPPEMPSELGACDFEKPESPRPANSSSPGSPVASTPSRLSPTPDGPPALAQPPLILQPLASPLQVGVPPMTLPIILNPALIEATSPVPLLATPRPTDPMPTSEVN encoded by the exons AACTCTCAGAAATTGAGCCCAATGTGTTCCTCCGTCCATTTCTGGAAGTGATTCGCTCTGAAGATACCACTGGCCCTATCACTGGACTGGCGCTCACCTCTGTCAACAAGTTTCTGTCCTATGCACTCATAG ATCCCACTCATGAGGGCACAGCAGAGGGCATGGAGAACATGGCAGATGCTGTCACCCATGCCCGTTTTGTGGGCACAGATCCTGCCAGCGATGAAGTTGTCCTGATGAAAATCCTTCAG GTGCTGCGGACTCTGTTGCTGACCCCAGCGGGTGCCCACCTAACCAATGAATCTGTGTGTGAGATTATGCAGTCTTGCTTCCGGATTTGCTTTGAAATGAGGCTTAGTG AGTTATTGAGAAAATCCGCAGAGCACACTCTCGTAGACATGGTGCAGCTGCTCTTCACAAG GTTACCTCAGTTTAAAGAAGAACCCAAGAACTATATGGGGACCAACATGAAGAAG ATTTCTCCATGTCTCCTCAGCAAACTGGAGCTAAATAGTGGGGAGCAGACCAAAGCCCTGAACCAGTTAGAGAGGGTACTACTCTTTAAGAACCTCaag CTGAAAATGAGAGCAGGAGGCATGAGTGATTCATCCaagtggaagaaacagaagagatcCCCCCGGCCCCTGCGCCATATGACCAAAGTCACATCAGGTTCAGAGCTGCACACCCCCAATGGAACCACCTTATCCTCTAATCTCACTG GGGGCATGCCGTTCATTGATGTGCCCACTCCCATCTCCTCTGCAAGTTCAGAAGCTGCTTCAGCCGTGGTCAGCCCCTCTACAGACAGTGGCCTGGAATTCTCCTCCCAGACCACCTCCAAGGAAGATCTTACTGACCTGGAGCAACCTGGCTCTCCAGGGTATAACACAGCTACAGAGCCTGGCAGCAGTGACCCAGGGGTTCCTGAGCAGCCTGACCCCCAG CAGGAAGGGGTGCCTGTGGAAAAGGCCCAGTCAGCATCCGTGGAATCCATCCCCGAAGTGTTAGAGGAGTGCACGTCCCCTGCTGACCAGTCTGACTCTGCCTCTGTCCATGACATGGATTACGTCAATCCCCGGGGTGTGCGCTTCACACAGTCCTCCCAGAAGGAAG GTACAGCTTTGGTCCCCTATGGTCTTCCCTGCATCCGGGAGCTCTTCCGCTTCCTCATCTCCCTCACCAATCCACACGACCGCCACAATTCAGAGGTTATGATCCACATGGGACTGCATTTGCTGACAGTGGCTCTTGAATCAGCCCCTGTAGCCCAGTGCCAAACCCTCCTGGGCCTCATCAAGGATGAGATGTGCCGCCACTTACTCCAG CTGCTCAATGTAGAGCGACTCAACCTTTATGCTGCTTCCCTGCGGGTATGCTTCCTGCTCTTTGAAAGCATGAGGGAGCACCTCAAGTTCCAATTGGAG ATGTACATCAAAAAGCTCATGGAGATCATCACTGTGGAGAACCCCAAAATGCCTTATGAGATGAAAGAGATGGCACTGGAGGCCATTGTGCAGCTCTGGCACCTCCCCAGTTTTGTCACTGAACTCTATATCAACTATGACTGTGACTACTACTGTTCGAACCTCTTTGAAGACCTCACCAAGCTGCTGTCCAAG AATGCCTTCCCTGTGTCTGGTCAGCTCTATACAACACACCTCTTGTCTCTTGATGCCCTGTTGACAGTGATTGACAGCACTGAGGCCCATTGCCAGGCCAAAGTCCTCAACAATCTtacccagcaagagaagaaagaagcagcCAAACCTGGCTATGAGGCAGTAGATGGTTCCCGAGAATCCAGCAATA CTGAGAGAGCAGCCAGTGATGGGAAACCTGTAGGCTTAGCCCCAGACATCCCAGGCCTACATCTGCCAGGTGGAGGGCGGCTGCCAGCAGAACACGGGAAGCCAGGATGCAGTGATCTGGAGGAAGCTTCTGACTCTGGGG CTGACAAAAAGTTTACCCGGAAGCCACCTCGATTTTCCTGTCTCTTGCCAGATCCACAGGAActgattgaaattaaaaacaaaaagaag CTGCTAATCACTGGCACAGAGCAGTTCAACCAGAAACCAAAGAAGGGGATCCAGTTTCTGCAGGAGAAAGGCCTCCTTACTATCCCAATGGACAACACAGAGGTTGCCCAGTGGCTCCGAGAGAACCCTCGGCTGGACAAGAAAATGATTGGAGAGTTTGTGAGTGACCGCAAAAACATTGACCTGCTGGAGAGCTTTGTGAG CACCTTCAGCTTTCAGGGTCTACGGCTGGATGAAGCTCTTCGTCTCTACCTGGAAGCCTTCCGCTTACCTGGAGAAGCCCCAGTCATCCAGAGGTTGCTGGAGGCATTCACAGAGCATTGGAGA AATTGTAATGGCTCCCCATTTGCCAATAGCGATGCCTGCTTTGCCCTGGCCTATGCTGTTATCTTGCTTAATACTGACCAGCACAACCACAATGTTCGCAAACAGAATGCACCCATGACTCTAGAG GAGTTTCGCAAAAACCTAAAAGGTGTGAATGGAGGCAAGGACTTTGAGCAAGACATCCTGGAGGACATGTACCATGCCATCAA GAATGAGGAAATTGTGATGCCTGAAGAGCAGACAGGCTTGGTTCGGGAGAACTATGTGTGGAATGTGCTGCTTCATCGAGGTGCCACCCCAGAGGGCATATTCCTTCGTGTGCCTGCTGGCAGCTATGATCTTGACCTCTTCACCATGACATGGGGCCCCACTATTGCTGCCCTTTCTTATGTCTTTGACAAAAGCCTTGAAGAGACAATCATCCAGAAAGCCATCTCAGGCTTCAG GAAGTGCGCCATGATCTCCGCCCACTATGGCCTCAGCGATGTGTTTGACAATCTCATCATATCTCTGTGCAAATTCACAGCTCTTAGCAGTGAG TCTATTGAGAACCTGCCCAGTGTGTTTGGAAGCAACCCCAAAGCCCACATTGCAGCCAAGACAGTATTCCATTTGGCCCATCGTCATGGTGACATCCTGCGGGAGGGTTGGAAGAATATCATGGAGGCCATGCTGCAGCTCTTCCGAGCTCAACTGCTGCCCAAAGCTATGGTGGAG GTAGAAGATTTTGTGGATCccaatggcaagatctcactaCAGAGGGAGGAGACGCCATCAAATCG CGGAGAGTCGACAGTGCTAAGCTTTGTGAGCTGGCTGACACTAAGTGGTACTGAGCAGTCTAGTGTGCGGGGCCCATCCACTGAGAACCAAGAGGCCAAAAGAGCAGCCTTGGACTGTATCAAG CAATGTGACCCAGAAAAGATGATCACAGAAAGCAAGTTCCTTCAGCTGGAGTCCCTCCAGGAACTCATGAAG GCTCTGGTCTCAGTGACACCAGATGAAGAGACATATGATGAGGAGGATGCTGCTTTCTGCCTAGAGATGCTGCTGAGGATTGTGCTGGAGAACAG GGACCGTGTGGGCTGTGTGTGGCAGACTGTCCGAGACCATCTATATCACCTGTGTGTCCAGGCACAGGATTTCTGCTTCCTTGTGGAGCGAGCAGTGGTGGGGCTGCTGCGCTTGGCCATTCGACTACTCCGAAGAGAAGAGATCAGTGGCCAG gtgctgctcTCCCTGCGCATTTTGCTGCTAATGAAGCCCAGCGTGCTGTCCCGAGTCAGTCACCAGGTAGCCTACGGGCTCCATGAACTCCTTAAGACCAACGCAGCCAACATCCACTCAGGTGATGACTGGGCCACCCTCTTCACACTTCTGGAATGCATTGGCTCAGGTGTAAAGCCTCCAGCTGCCCTGCAGGCCACAGCCAGGGCTGATGGACCTGATGCTG GGGCCCAATCAGACAGCGAACTCCCATCCTACCATCAGAATGATGTGAGCCTGGACCGAGGATACACTTCTGATTCAGAGGTCTATGCTGACCATTGCAGGCCTGGCAAGATCCACCGATCAGCCACAGACGCTGATGTGGTAAACAGCGGCTGGTTAGTG gtggggaaggATGACATCGATAACTCCAAGCCAGGTCCTGGGCCCAGCCGACTAGGCCCTTCACCCCTGGTCAATCAGTACAGCCTAACAGTGGGGCTGGACCTCGGGCCACACGACACTAAGTCCCTGCTTAAATGTGTAGAATCTCTGTCCTTCATCGTGCGTGATGCTGCCCACATTACACCTGACAACTTTGAGCTCTGCGTCAAGACTCTCCGCATCTTTGTGGAGGCCAGTCTGAATGGCG GGTGCAAGTCCCAGGAGAAACGTGGCAAGAGTCACAAATATGATAACAAAGGAAACCGCTTTAAGAAGAAATCCAAGGAAGGCTCAGTGCTTCGGCGGCCTCGAACATCCAGCCAGCATGCCACTCGGGGTGGGCACAGTGACGATGATGAGGATGAAGGTGTGCCTGCCAGCTACCACACGGTGTCTTTACAGGTCAGTCAGGAC TTGTTAGACCTGATGCACACCCTGCACACTCGAGCGGCCTCCATCTACAGCTCTTGGGCAGAGGAGCAGCGCCACCTAGAGACAGGTGGCCGGAAGATCGAAGCGGATTCACGCACCCTCTGGGCCCACTGCTGGTGCCCGTTACTGCAAG GCATCGCCTGCCTGTGCTGTGATGCCCGGCGCCAGGTGCGGATGCAGGCACTGACCTATCTGCAACGAGCCCTGCTGGTCCATGATCTGCAAAAGCTAGATGCCCTGGAGTGGGAGTCCTGTTTTAACAAG gtgctgtttcctctgctgacCAAGCTCTTGGAAAATATCAGCCCTGCAGATGTGGGCGGGATGGAGGAGACTCGGATGAGGGCTTCCACACTGCTGTCTAAG GTCTTCCTGCAGCACCTGTCTCCACTGCTGTCACTCTCTACTTTTGCGGCCCTCTGGCTGACCATTCTGGACTTCATGGACAAGTATATGCACGCAGGTTCCAGTGACTTACTG TCAGAGGCCATCCCTGAGTCTCTGAAGAACATGCTTCTGGTGATGGACACAGCAGAGATTTTCCACAATGCTGATGCCCGAGGAGGCAGCCCCTCAGCCCTCTGGGAGATCACCTGGGAGCGCATTGACTGTTTTCTGCCCCACCTACGAGATGAGCTCTTCAAGCAGACTGTCATCCAGG ACCCCATGCCCATGGAGCCACATGCCCAGAAACCTCTGGCGTCAGCTCACATGACTCCTGCTGCTGGGGACACAAGGACACCTGGCCATCCACCTCCCCCAGAGATGCCTTCCGAGCTGGGGGCCTGTG ACTTTGAGAAGCCTGAGAGCCCTCGACCTGCCAACAGCAGCTCCCCCGGATCACCAGTGGCGTCTACCCCCAGCAGACTGAGCCCTACTCCAGATGGGCCTCCTGCCCTGGCTCAGCCCCCACTGATCCTGCAGCCCTTGGCCTCCCCGCTGCAGGTGGGCGTACCACCCATGACTCTGCCCATCATCCTCAACCCTGCTCTCATTGAGGCCACCTCACCAGTGCCCCTCTTGGCCACACCCCGCCCCACAGACCCCATGCCCACCTCCGAGGTCAACTAA
- the GBF1 gene encoding Golgi-specific brefeldin A-resistance guanine nucleotide exchange factor 1 isoform X3, whose product MVDKNIYIIQGEINIVVGAIKRNARWSTHTPLDEERDPLLHSFSHLKEVLNNITELSEIEPNVFLRPFLEVIRSEDTTGPITGLALTSVNKFLSYALIDPTHEGTAEGMENMADAVTHARFVGTDPASDEVVLMKILQVLRTLLLTPAGAHLTNESVCEIMQSCFRICFEMRLSELLRKSAEHTLVDMVQLLFTRLPQFKEEPKNYMGTNMKKISPCLLSKLELNSGEQTKALNQLERVLLFKNLKLKMRAGGMSDSSKWKKQKRSPRPLRHMTKVTSGSELHTPNGTTLSSNLTGGMPFIDVPTPISSASSEAASAVVSPSTDSGLEFSSQTTSKEDLTDLEQPGSPGYNTATEPGSSDPGVPEQPDPQQEGVPVEKAQSASVESIPEVLEECTSPADQSDSASVHDMDYVNPRGVRFTQSSQKEGTALVPYGLPCIRELFRFLISLTNPHDRHNSEVMIHMGLHLLTVALESAPVAQCQTLLGLIKDEMCRHLLQLLNVERLNLYAASLRVCFLLFESMREHLKFQLEMYIKKLMEIITVENPKMPYEMKEMALEAIVQLWHLPSFVTELYINYDCDYYCSNLFEDLTKLLSKNAFPVSGQLYTTHLLSLDALLTVIDSTEAHCQAKVLNNLTQQEKKEAAKPGYEAVDGSRESSNTERAASDGKPVGLAPDIPGLHLPGGGRLPAEHGKPGCSDLEEASDSGADKKFTRKPPRFSCLLPDPQELIEIKNKKKLLITGTEQFNQKPKKGIQFLQEKGLLTIPMDNTEVAQWLRENPRLDKKMIGEFVSDRKNIDLLESFVSTFSFQGLRLDEALRLYLEAFRLPGEAPVIQRLLEAFTEHWRNCNGSPFANSDACFALAYAVILLNTDQHNHNVRKQNAPMTLEEFRKNLKGVNGGKDFEQDILEDMYHAIKNEEIVMPEEQTGLVRENYVWNVLLHRGATPEGIFLRVPAGSYDLDLFTMTWGPTIAALSYVFDKSLEETIIQKAISGFRKCAMISAHYGLSDVFDNLIISLCKFTALSSESIENLPSVFGSNPKAHIAAKTVFHLAHRHGDILREGWKNIMEAMLQLFRAQLLPKAMVEVEDFVDPNGKISLQREETPSNRGESTVLSFVSWLTLSGTEQSSVRGPSTENQEAKRAALDCIKQCDPEKMITESKFLQLESLQELMKALVSVTPDEETYDEEDAAFCLEMLLRIVLENRDRVGCVWQTVRDHLYHLCVQAQDFCFLVERAVVGLLRLAIRLLRREEISGQVLLSLRILLLMKPSVLSRVSHQVAYGLHELLKTNAANIHSGDDWATLFTLLECIGSGVKPPAALQATARADGPDAGAQSDSELPSYHQNDVSLDRGYTSDSEVYADHCRPGKIHRSATDADVVNSGWLVVGKDDIDNSKPGPGPSRLGPSPLVNQYSLTVGLDLGPHDTKSLLKCVESLSFIVRDAAHITPDNFELCVKTLRIFVEASLNGGCKSQEKRGKSHKYDNKGNRFKKKSKEGSVLRRPRTSSQHATRGGHSDDDEDEGVPASYHTVSLQLLDLMHTLHTRAASIYSSWAEEQRHLETGGRKIEADSRTLWAHCWCPLLQGIACLCCDARRQVRMQALTYLQRALLVHDLQKLDALEWESCFNKVLFPLLTKLLENISPADVGGMEETRMRASTLLSKVFLQHLSPLLSLSTFAALWLTILDFMDKYMHAGSSDLLSEAIPESLKNMLLVMDTAEIFHNADARGGSPSALWEITWERIDCFLPHLRDELFKQTVIQDPMPMEPHAQKPLASAHMTPAAGDTRTPGHPPPPEMPSELGACDFEKPESPRPANSSSPGSPVASTPSRLSPTPDGPPALAQPPLILQPLASPLQVGVPPMTLPIILNPALIEATSPVPLLATPRPTDPMPTSEVN is encoded by the exons AACTCTCAGAAATTGAGCCCAATGTGTTCCTCCGTCCATTTCTGGAAGTGATTCGCTCTGAAGATACCACTGGCCCTATCACTGGACTGGCGCTCACCTCTGTCAACAAGTTTCTGTCCTATGCACTCATAG ATCCCACTCATGAGGGCACAGCAGAGGGCATGGAGAACATGGCAGATGCTGTCACCCATGCCCGTTTTGTGGGCACAGATCCTGCCAGCGATGAAGTTGTCCTGATGAAAATCCTTCAG GTGCTGCGGACTCTGTTGCTGACCCCAGCGGGTGCCCACCTAACCAATGAATCTGTGTGTGAGATTATGCAGTCTTGCTTCCGGATTTGCTTTGAAATGAGGCTTAGTG AGTTATTGAGAAAATCCGCAGAGCACACTCTCGTAGACATGGTGCAGCTGCTCTTCACAAG GTTACCTCAGTTTAAAGAAGAACCCAAGAACTATATGGGGACCAACATGAAGAAG ATTTCTCCATGTCTCCTCAGCAAACTGGAGCTAAATAGTGGGGAGCAGACCAAAGCCCTGAACCAGTTAGAGAGGGTACTACTCTTTAAGAACCTCaag CTGAAAATGAGAGCAGGAGGCATGAGTGATTCATCCaagtggaagaaacagaagagatcCCCCCGGCCCCTGCGCCATATGACCAAAGTCACATCAGGTTCAGAGCTGCACACCCCCAATGGAACCACCTTATCCTCTAATCTCACTG GGGGCATGCCGTTCATTGATGTGCCCACTCCCATCTCCTCTGCAAGTTCAGAAGCTGCTTCAGCCGTGGTCAGCCCCTCTACAGACAGTGGCCTGGAATTCTCCTCCCAGACCACCTCCAAGGAAGATCTTACTGACCTGGAGCAACCTGGCTCTCCAGGGTATAACACAGCTACAGAGCCTGGCAGCAGTGACCCAGGGGTTCCTGAGCAGCCTGACCCCCAG CAGGAAGGGGTGCCTGTGGAAAAGGCCCAGTCAGCATCCGTGGAATCCATCCCCGAAGTGTTAGAGGAGTGCACGTCCCCTGCTGACCAGTCTGACTCTGCCTCTGTCCATGACATGGATTACGTCAATCCCCGGGGTGTGCGCTTCACACAGTCCTCCCAGAAGGAAG GTACAGCTTTGGTCCCCTATGGTCTTCCCTGCATCCGGGAGCTCTTCCGCTTCCTCATCTCCCTCACCAATCCACACGACCGCCACAATTCAGAGGTTATGATCCACATGGGACTGCATTTGCTGACAGTGGCTCTTGAATCAGCCCCTGTAGCCCAGTGCCAAACCCTCCTGGGCCTCATCAAGGATGAGATGTGCCGCCACTTACTCCAG CTGCTCAATGTAGAGCGACTCAACCTTTATGCTGCTTCCCTGCGGGTATGCTTCCTGCTCTTTGAAAGCATGAGGGAGCACCTCAAGTTCCAATTGGAG ATGTACATCAAAAAGCTCATGGAGATCATCACTGTGGAGAACCCCAAAATGCCTTATGAGATGAAAGAGATGGCACTGGAGGCCATTGTGCAGCTCTGGCACCTCCCCAGTTTTGTCACTGAACTCTATATCAACTATGACTGTGACTACTACTGTTCGAACCTCTTTGAAGACCTCACCAAGCTGCTGTCCAAG AATGCCTTCCCTGTGTCTGGTCAGCTCTATACAACACACCTCTTGTCTCTTGATGCCCTGTTGACAGTGATTGACAGCACTGAGGCCCATTGCCAGGCCAAAGTCCTCAACAATCTtacccagcaagagaagaaagaagcagcCAAACCTGGCTATGAGGCAGTAGATGGTTCCCGAGAATCCAGCAATA CTGAGAGAGCAGCCAGTGATGGGAAACCTGTAGGCTTAGCCCCAGACATCCCAGGCCTACATCTGCCAGGTGGAGGGCGGCTGCCAGCAGAACACGGGAAGCCAGGATGCAGTGATCTGGAGGAAGCTTCTGACTCTGGGG CTGACAAAAAGTTTACCCGGAAGCCACCTCGATTTTCCTGTCTCTTGCCAGATCCACAGGAActgattgaaattaaaaacaaaaagaag CTGCTAATCACTGGCACAGAGCAGTTCAACCAGAAACCAAAGAAGGGGATCCAGTTTCTGCAGGAGAAAGGCCTCCTTACTATCCCAATGGACAACACAGAGGTTGCCCAGTGGCTCCGAGAGAACCCTCGGCTGGACAAGAAAATGATTGGAGAGTTTGTGAGTGACCGCAAAAACATTGACCTGCTGGAGAGCTTTGTGAG CACCTTCAGCTTTCAGGGTCTACGGCTGGATGAAGCTCTTCGTCTCTACCTGGAAGCCTTCCGCTTACCTGGAGAAGCCCCAGTCATCCAGAGGTTGCTGGAGGCATTCACAGAGCATTGGAGA AATTGTAATGGCTCCCCATTTGCCAATAGCGATGCCTGCTTTGCCCTGGCCTATGCTGTTATCTTGCTTAATACTGACCAGCACAACCACAATGTTCGCAAACAGAATGCACCCATGACTCTAGAG GAGTTTCGCAAAAACCTAAAAGGTGTGAATGGAGGCAAGGACTTTGAGCAAGACATCCTGGAGGACATGTACCATGCCATCAA GAATGAGGAAATTGTGATGCCTGAAGAGCAGACAGGCTTGGTTCGGGAGAACTATGTGTGGAATGTGCTGCTTCATCGAGGTGCCACCCCAGAGGGCATATTCCTTCGTGTGCCTGCTGGCAGCTATGATCTTGACCTCTTCACCATGACATGGGGCCCCACTATTGCTGCCCTTTCTTATGTCTTTGACAAAAGCCTTGAAGAGACAATCATCCAGAAAGCCATCTCAGGCTTCAG GAAGTGCGCCATGATCTCCGCCCACTATGGCCTCAGCGATGTGTTTGACAATCTCATCATATCTCTGTGCAAATTCACAGCTCTTAGCAGTGAG TCTATTGAGAACCTGCCCAGTGTGTTTGGAAGCAACCCCAAAGCCCACATTGCAGCCAAGACAGTATTCCATTTGGCCCATCGTCATGGTGACATCCTGCGGGAGGGTTGGAAGAATATCATGGAGGCCATGCTGCAGCTCTTCCGAGCTCAACTGCTGCCCAAAGCTATGGTGGAG GTAGAAGATTTTGTGGATCccaatggcaagatctcactaCAGAGGGAGGAGACGCCATCAAATCG CGGAGAGTCGACAGTGCTAAGCTTTGTGAGCTGGCTGACACTAAGTGGTACTGAGCAGTCTAGTGTGCGGGGCCCATCCACTGAGAACCAAGAGGCCAAAAGAGCAGCCTTGGACTGTATCAAG CAATGTGACCCAGAAAAGATGATCACAGAAAGCAAGTTCCTTCAGCTGGAGTCCCTCCAGGAACTCATGAAG GCTCTGGTCTCAGTGACACCAGATGAAGAGACATATGATGAGGAGGATGCTGCTTTCTGCCTAGAGATGCTGCTGAGGATTGTGCTGGAGAACAG GGACCGTGTGGGCTGTGTGTGGCAGACTGTCCGAGACCATCTATATCACCTGTGTGTCCAGGCACAGGATTTCTGCTTCCTTGTGGAGCGAGCAGTGGTGGGGCTGCTGCGCTTGGCCATTCGACTACTCCGAAGAGAAGAGATCAGTGGCCAG gtgctgctcTCCCTGCGCATTTTGCTGCTAATGAAGCCCAGCGTGCTGTCCCGAGTCAGTCACCAGGTAGCCTACGGGCTCCATGAACTCCTTAAGACCAACGCAGCCAACATCCACTCAGGTGATGACTGGGCCACCCTCTTCACACTTCTGGAATGCATTGGCTCAGGTGTAAAGCCTCCAGCTGCCCTGCAGGCCACAGCCAGGGCTGATGGACCTGATGCTG GGGCCCAATCAGACAGCGAACTCCCATCCTACCATCAGAATGATGTGAGCCTGGACCGAGGATACACTTCTGATTCAGAGGTCTATGCTGACCATTGCAGGCCTGGCAAGATCCACCGATCAGCCACAGACGCTGATGTGGTAAACAGCGGCTGGTTAGTG gtggggaaggATGACATCGATAACTCCAAGCCAGGTCCTGGGCCCAGCCGACTAGGCCCTTCACCCCTGGTCAATCAGTACAGCCTAACAGTGGGGCTGGACCTCGGGCCACACGACACTAAGTCCCTGCTTAAATGTGTAGAATCTCTGTCCTTCATCGTGCGTGATGCTGCCCACATTACACCTGACAACTTTGAGCTCTGCGTCAAGACTCTCCGCATCTTTGTGGAGGCCAGTCTGAATGGCG GGTGCAAGTCCCAGGAGAAACGTGGCAAGAGTCACAAATATGATAACAAAGGAAACCGCTTTAAGAAGAAATCCAAGGAAGGCTCAGTGCTTCGGCGGCCTCGAACATCCAGCCAGCATGCCACTCGGGGTGGGCACAGTGACGATGATGAGGATGAAGGTGTGCCTGCCAGCTACCACACGGTGTCTTTACAG TTGTTAGACCTGATGCACACCCTGCACACTCGAGCGGCCTCCATCTACAGCTCTTGGGCAGAGGAGCAGCGCCACCTAGAGACAGGTGGCCGGAAGATCGAAGCGGATTCACGCACCCTCTGGGCCCACTGCTGGTGCCCGTTACTGCAAG GCATCGCCTGCCTGTGCTGTGATGCCCGGCGCCAGGTGCGGATGCAGGCACTGACCTATCTGCAACGAGCCCTGCTGGTCCATGATCTGCAAAAGCTAGATGCCCTGGAGTGGGAGTCCTGTTTTAACAAG gtgctgtttcctctgctgacCAAGCTCTTGGAAAATATCAGCCCTGCAGATGTGGGCGGGATGGAGGAGACTCGGATGAGGGCTTCCACACTGCTGTCTAAG GTCTTCCTGCAGCACCTGTCTCCACTGCTGTCACTCTCTACTTTTGCGGCCCTCTGGCTGACCATTCTGGACTTCATGGACAAGTATATGCACGCAGGTTCCAGTGACTTACTG TCAGAGGCCATCCCTGAGTCTCTGAAGAACATGCTTCTGGTGATGGACACAGCAGAGATTTTCCACAATGCTGATGCCCGAGGAGGCAGCCCCTCAGCCCTCTGGGAGATCACCTGGGAGCGCATTGACTGTTTTCTGCCCCACCTACGAGATGAGCTCTTCAAGCAGACTGTCATCCAGG ACCCCATGCCCATGGAGCCACATGCCCAGAAACCTCTGGCGTCAGCTCACATGACTCCTGCTGCTGGGGACACAAGGACACCTGGCCATCCACCTCCCCCAGAGATGCCTTCCGAGCTGGGGGCCTGTG ACTTTGAGAAGCCTGAGAGCCCTCGACCTGCCAACAGCAGCTCCCCCGGATCACCAGTGGCGTCTACCCCCAGCAGACTGAGCCCTACTCCAGATGGGCCTCCTGCCCTGGCTCAGCCCCCACTGATCCTGCAGCCCTTGGCCTCCCCGCTGCAGGTGGGCGTACCACCCATGACTCTGCCCATCATCCTCAACCCTGCTCTCATTGAGGCCACCTCACCAGTGCCCCTCTTGGCCACACCCCGCCCCACAGACCCCATGCCCACCTCCGAGGTCAACTAA